In Solanum pennellii chromosome 7, SPENNV200, the following are encoded in one genomic region:
- the LOC107023997 gene encoding indole-3-acetic acid-amido synthetase GH3.6: MPEAPKSDVVTEKNKQILDFIEEATTNVDEIQKQVLAEILRENAHVEYLQRHGLNGHVDRENFKKIMPVITYEDIQSDITRIANGDKSQILCSQPISEFLTSSGTSGGERKLMPTIEEELARRSQLYSLLMPVMSQFVPDLEKGKGMYFLFIKSEAKTPGGLPARPVLTSYYKSPHFKNRQPDPYTNYTSPNETILCSDSYQSMYSQMLCGLCQNKQVLRVGAVFASGFIRAIRFLEKHWPLLCHDIRVGTINSQITDLSIREAVMKILKPDTNLADFVEAECSKNSWQGIITRLWPNTKYIDVIVTGTMSQYIPTLDYYSNGLPLVCTMYASSECYFGVNLNPLCKPTEVAYTLIPTMGYFEFLPVHRNNGVSNSISMPKSLNDKEQQELVDLVDVKIGQEYELIVTTYAGLYRYRVGDVLRVAGFKNNAPQFNFICRKNVVLSIDSDKTDEVELQNAVKNAVTHLMPFDAHVTEYTSYADTTTTIPGHYVLYWELNVNGSTPVPPSVFEDCCLTIEESLNSVYRQGRASDKSIGPLEIKIVESGTFDKLMDYAISLGASINQYKTPRCVKFEPIVELLNSRVVSNYFSPKCPKWVPGHKQWNNIN, from the exons ATGCCTGAGGCACCAAAATCAGATGTTGTTACTGAAAAGAACAAGCAAATTCTTGATTTTATTGAAGAAGCTACCACAAATGTCGATGAGATTCAAAAGCAAGTCCTTGCTGAAATACTAAGAGAAAATGCACATGTTGAGTATTTGCAGCGCCATGGCCTTAATGGTCATGTTGACAGAGAAAACTTCAAGAAAATCATGCCTGTTATTACTTATGAGGATATTCAGTCTGATATCACTCGTATCGCCAATGGTGATAAATCTCAAATCCTCTGCTCTCAGCCCATCTCCGAGTTTTTAACAAG TTCTGGTACGTCTGGTGGGGAACGAAAACTGATGCCGACGATTGAGGAGGAACTTGCAAGAAGATCACAGCTTTACAGTCTTTTAATGCCTGTGATGAGTCAATTTGTTCCAGACcttgaaaaaggaaaaggaatgtattttttgtttataaaatcAGAGGCTAAAACACCAGGTGGATTACCAGCTCGTCCtgttttaacaagttattataAAAGCCCTCATTTCAAAAACAGGCAACCTGATCCATACACTAACTACACAAGCCCTAACGAAACCATTCTCTGTTCTGATTCATACCAAAGTATGTATTCCCAAATGCTCTGtggcctttgccaaaacaaacaAGTTCTTCGCGTGGGTGCTGTTTTTGCCTCAGGTTTTATCCGTGCTATACGATTCTTAGAAAAGCATTGGCCACTTCTTTGTCATGATATCAGAGTCGGAACCATTAATTCCCAGATCACTGATCTCTCAATTCGAGAGGCGGTGATGAAGATACTTAAACCAGATACAAATTTAGCAGATTTTGTTGAGGCTGAATGTAGTAAAAATTCATGGCAAGGGATTATTACTAGATTGTGGCCTAATACCAAATACATAGATGTTATTGTCACTGGTACTATGTCGCAATATATACCAACTCTTGATTACTATAGCAATGGTTTGCCTCTTGTTTGCACCATGTATGCTTCTTCTGAGTGCTATTTTGGTGTCAATTTGAACCCTCTTTGTAAACCAACTGAAGTTGCTTATACCCTTATTCCTACAATGGGGTACTTTGAATTCTTGCCTGTTCATCGAAACAACGGTGTGTCGAATTCAATTTCCATGCCTAAATCACTTAATGACAAAGAACAGCAAGAATTGGTTGATTTAGTTGATGTCAAGATTGGGCAAGAGTATGAGCTTATTGTCACAACCTATGCTG GGCTTTATAGGTATCGTGTAGGCGATGTGCTACGTGTAGCTGGATTCAAGAACAACGCGCCCCAATTCAATTTTATCTGCAGGAAGAATGTAGTGTTGAGTATTGATTCAGACAAGACGGATGAAGTTGAACTACAAAATGCAGTAAAAAATGCAGTGACACATCTTATGCCATTTGATGCACATGTGACAGAATACACAAGTTATGCtgatacaacaacaacaattccaGGGCATTATGTGTTATACTGGGAGCTAAATGTTAATGGATCAACCCCAGTTCCTCCATCTGTTTTCGAAGATTGTTGTCTCACTATCGAAGAGTCTCTCAACAGCGTATACCGCCAAGGTCGTGCCTCGGACAAGTCCATTGGGCCATTGGAAATCAAGATTGTTGAAAGTGGAACTTTTGATAAGTTAATGGACTATGCTATAAGTTTAGGTGCATCAATAAATCAGTACAAGACACCAAGATGTGTGAAGTTTGAACCAATTGTTGAGCTATTGAATTCAAGAGTAGTGTCAAACTACTTTAGCCCAAAATGCCCAAAATGGGTGCCAGGACACAAGCAATGGAACAACATcaattaa